In a single window of the Paenibacillus sp. MMS20-IR301 genome:
- the essC gene encoding type VII secretion protein EssC — MTKMSLQEMLANQVQRTPRIKPNYPEGELALEDPARPSDKPTFSWLTLIVPPIGMMLIAIFMSTLTRSYTILISTMSMTFLTVMVSVMNYKSSVKKHLEQNKKLEKKYLNYLFQVRNELQNAASTQREAYTYIHPDIPGCIEIVRARSKQLWERTAIEDDFLNTRIGVGIQPISLVPTYSSRAKAIDDVNPLEEIAAKICEEMYFVRDIPVYLPLKNINTLGIFGSKREVRDCLNAAIVHLTTHQGYDDVRIVCVMQPEELEHWEWLKWLPHTWDKDRRMRSLATTAYEASNLADELLPVLRKREEGAQNGYGMQTLQTPHYVFLVFAPELWDSTEMMKVLLSNNSELGATSIFISEKIDVALPLNCQAILEIRDGKGMVRKDTKQLLNHLADHFSADSLDKQHSEFFARSLSPLRIKEGQNNSYIPSMVTFLESFEVEQVEELNVLQRWTNHQANRTLSTPLGLGAGAKSLVFDMHEKSYGPHGLVAGTTGSGKSELLQSLLLGLAVNYHPHEAAFVLIDYKGGGMANAFLGLPHLVGTITNLGGNQINRALASIKSELLRRQRLFSDAGVTSIDQYIVLYRSREVSLPLPHLIIVVDEFAELKSDQPEFMKELVSAARVGRSLGIHLILATQKPSGVVDDQIWSNSRFKLCLKVQTPSDSQEMLKRPEAAEIKEKGRGYLQVGNNEVFTLFQSSWSGAPYAAGNSAGEGRPVMDIVTLGGERRSLLPKVTSSGGTLQLSELQAVVKHIADLSAEQSIREAFQLWLPPLPETLLLTEVLEPQRIWNGAHWQQPADHLTATVGRVDNPADQEQYNLDINFNLNGHLLVYGAPSSGKTMLLKTIIMSLALKYEPEYVHFYILDFGTRTLGVFHDLPHLGDVIYPEDEQKLGKLLSWLLSQLDERKRKFSQLGISNLVSYCAATGEKVPYIVILLDNYTGFAEAYDDHVLDLAKLVREGGNYGIYFVFAANAVSSYPYRISQNIKQALVFQMSDRLDYTSILGRTEGMEPTNTVGRGLLKDKRIVEFHTALPGEGSTDDQVAASLRRISSEMKAVAGDINPAGIAVIPEKLSLPELLEHASRAHPEGREYLVPVGLDWTTTLPAEINVKQVSNFVVSYTGQQQADFRFNSIVQALRASAGQVIKEFYLLDSGGAGLSGLKANPGLTRYMDTAGAFLELTQSLIEQLQLRKNDARQAIAASPEPGAFDEAGYILSKYPLLVILMPHFKSAFDLMENESLDHLERIARFGGRLGVLLMAGSSPAEWNKMQFTTELAGELINSGNALLSGGAPGDHTSYAALLEHLEYHELNEAMGSSKAMLITEGVSRRLKLITEL; from the coding sequence ATGACAAAAATGAGCTTACAGGAAATGCTGGCCAATCAGGTACAAAGAACCCCCAGAATTAAACCTAACTACCCGGAAGGCGAACTGGCTCTGGAGGATCCAGCCAGGCCTTCGGACAAACCTACCTTCTCCTGGCTGACCCTTATTGTTCCGCCCATCGGGATGATGCTGATTGCAATATTCATGTCAACCTTGACCAGGTCGTATACGATACTGATCTCGACTATGAGTATGACCTTTCTCACGGTTATGGTCTCGGTGATGAATTACAAATCCAGTGTGAAGAAGCATCTGGAGCAGAATAAGAAGCTGGAGAAGAAATATCTCAACTATTTATTCCAGGTCCGCAACGAGCTGCAGAATGCTGCCAGTACGCAGCGTGAGGCCTATACATACATTCATCCGGATATCCCGGGCTGCATTGAAATTGTCCGCGCCAGAAGCAAACAGCTATGGGAGAGAACGGCCATTGAAGATGATTTCTTGAATACCCGGATTGGAGTGGGAATACAGCCCATTTCACTGGTCCCTACATACAGCTCCAGAGCAAAAGCAATTGACGATGTTAATCCGCTTGAAGAAATCGCTGCGAAAATCTGTGAAGAAATGTATTTCGTAAGAGACATTCCCGTTTACTTACCGCTTAAAAATATTAATACGCTGGGTATCTTCGGCAGTAAACGGGAGGTCCGCGATTGTCTGAATGCAGCTATAGTCCATCTGACTACGCATCAGGGCTACGATGATGTAAGAATTGTGTGTGTGATGCAGCCGGAGGAGCTGGAGCACTGGGAATGGCTGAAATGGCTGCCTCACACCTGGGATAAAGACCGGAGAATGAGAAGCCTGGCCACGACCGCTTATGAAGCCTCTAATCTTGCTGATGAACTGCTCCCTGTCCTTAGAAAAAGAGAAGAAGGCGCTCAGAACGGCTATGGTATGCAGACTTTGCAGACTCCACACTATGTATTCCTGGTGTTCGCTCCAGAATTGTGGGATAGCACCGAAATGATGAAGGTTCTGCTGTCCAATAACTCTGAGCTGGGTGCAACCAGTATTTTCATCTCTGAGAAGATAGATGTTGCGCTGCCGCTGAATTGCCAGGCCATTCTTGAAATCAGGGATGGCAAAGGGATGGTCCGCAAAGATACAAAGCAGCTTTTAAATCATTTGGCAGATCATTTTTCGGCTGATTCTCTGGATAAGCAGCATTCAGAGTTTTTTGCCCGTTCCTTATCCCCGCTTAGAATCAAGGAGGGGCAAAATAACAGTTATATCCCGTCTATGGTCACCTTCCTGGAGAGCTTTGAGGTAGAGCAGGTTGAGGAACTGAATGTGCTTCAGCGCTGGACTAACCATCAGGCGAACCGGACCCTGTCTACTCCCTTGGGGCTCGGGGCGGGCGCGAAGTCCCTGGTATTCGATATGCATGAAAAGAGTTACGGGCCGCACGGGCTGGTTGCCGGGACTACCGGTTCAGGGAAAAGTGAGCTGCTCCAATCCCTGCTGCTGGGACTGGCGGTTAATTACCATCCGCATGAGGCCGCTTTTGTGCTGATTGACTATAAGGGCGGGGGCATGGCCAATGCATTTCTGGGGCTTCCCCACCTGGTCGGAACGATTACGAATCTCGGCGGCAATCAGATTAACCGCGCGCTCGCATCGATCAAAAGCGAATTGCTGCGCAGACAACGGCTGTTCAGTGATGCCGGTGTAACCAGCATCGATCAATACATTGTCCTCTACCGCAGCAGGGAAGTCAGCCTTCCGTTGCCGCATTTGATCATAGTTGTGGATGAATTCGCAGAGCTGAAATCGGATCAGCCGGAATTCATGAAAGAGCTGGTCAGTGCGGCGCGGGTCGGAAGAAGCCTCGGGATCCACTTAATACTGGCAACCCAGAAGCCATCCGGAGTGGTTGATGACCAGATTTGGAGTAACTCCCGATTCAAGCTGTGTCTGAAGGTGCAGACCCCCTCGGATAGCCAGGAAATGCTGAAACGGCCCGAGGCGGCTGAGATTAAAGAGAAGGGCCGCGGATATTTGCAGGTCGGCAATAATGAGGTCTTCACCCTGTTCCAGTCCTCATGGAGCGGGGCGCCATACGCTGCCGGTAATTCTGCTGGAGAGGGCAGGCCGGTAATGGATATTGTCACACTGGGCGGCGAGCGGAGATCCCTGCTGCCGAAGGTGACGAGCAGCGGCGGGACCTTGCAATTAAGTGAGCTGCAGGCCGTGGTTAAGCATATCGCCGACTTGTCGGCGGAGCAATCGATCCGGGAGGCTTTCCAGCTGTGGCTTCCTCCGCTTCCGGAGACGCTCCTGCTAACGGAAGTGTTAGAGCCGCAGCGGATCTGGAACGGAGCACATTGGCAGCAGCCAGCGGACCATCTGACGGCAACCGTAGGACGGGTAGATAACCCCGCGGACCAGGAGCAATACAACCTGGACATTAATTTTAACCTGAACGGACATTTGCTTGTATACGGCGCACCGAGCAGCGGAAAAACCATGCTTTTAAAAACGATTATTATGTCGCTTGCCTTGAAATATGAACCTGAATACGTGCATTTTTACATATTGGATTTCGGTACACGGACGCTGGGGGTCTTTCATGACCTGCCTCACCTGGGGGATGTTATTTATCCTGAGGATGAACAGAAGCTGGGTAAGCTGCTGAGCTGGCTGCTGTCCCAACTAGATGAGCGCAAACGTAAATTCTCACAGCTTGGCATAAGTAATCTGGTGTCTTACTGTGCGGCAACCGGTGAAAAGGTACCCTATATTGTTATTCTTCTCGATAATTACACCGGATTTGCGGAAGCGTACGATGACCATGTCTTGGATCTGGCTAAGCTGGTGCGGGAAGGCGGGAACTACGGGATTTATTTCGTATTTGCAGCCAATGCTGTCAGCTCTTATCCCTACCGGATCAGCCAGAATATTAAGCAGGCTCTGGTGTTCCAAATGTCTGACCGGCTGGATTACACCAGCATTCTGGGCAGGACAGAGGGGATGGAGCCAACGAACACTGTGGGACGCGGGCTGCTCAAGGATAAGCGGATTGTGGAGTTCCATACTGCACTTCCGGGAGAGGGCAGCACTGATGATCAGGTTGCCGCGTCGCTCCGCAGGATCAGTTCAGAGATGAAGGCAGTGGCCGGGGACATTAACCCGGCAGGTATTGCGGTGATTCCAGAGAAGCTTTCGCTGCCCGAACTTCTGGAGCATGCCTCCAGGGCGCATCCGGAGGGCAGGGAATATCTTGTACCGGTAGGACTGGATTGGACTACCACACTTCCGGCGGAGATCAATGTGAAGCAGGTCAGCAATTTTGTTGTATCGTACACGGGCCAGCAGCAGGCAGATTTCAGGTTCAATTCAATTGTACAGGCTTTACGGGCCTCGGCAGGCCAGGTCATTAAGGAATTCTATCTGCTAGACAGCGGAGGGGCTGGTTTATCGGGCCTGAAGGCAAACCCTGGTCTTACCCGTTATATGGATACAGCCGGAGCGTTTCTGGAGCTGACACAATCACTGATTGAACAGCTGCAGCTGCGGAAAAATGATGCCCGGCAAGCTATTGCCGCTTCCCCGGAGCCCGGAGCATTTGACGAAGCCGGGTATATCCTGTCGAAGTATCCGCTTCTCGTCATTCTGATGCCGCATTTCAAGTCAGCCTTTGATCTGATGGAGAATGAATCCCTGGATCACTTGGAGCGGATTGCGAGATTCGGCGGCAGGCTTGGTGTGCTCCTGATGGCCGGCAGCAGCCCTGCAGAATGGAACAAAATGCAGTTTACCACCGAACTTGCGGGCGAACTGATTAACAGCGGGAATGCGCTGTTGTCAGGCGGAGCCCCCGGCGATCATACGAGCTATGCCGCCTTGCTGGAACATTTGGAGTATCACGAACTGAACGAGGCTATGGGTAGCAGTAAGGCGATGCTGATTACAGAAGGTGTGAGCCGGCGGCTCAAATTGATAACAGAACTATAG
- the ald gene encoding alanine dehydrogenase gives MIVGVPAEIKNNENRIAITPAGVEALRNAGHEVYVESSAGTGSGFNDQEYVDKGAVILEAAAEVWSKAEMIIKVKEPLPEEYGYFRQGLILFTYLHLAPEAGLTKALVDSGVTAVGYETIQLEDGSLPLLIPMSEVAGRMAVQIGASLLEKPHGGKGILLGGVPGVQPGEVVIVGGGIVGTNAARIALGMGARVTVLDLNAGRLRALDDIFGGRLGTVMSDSYHLEQAVRKADLLIGAVLIPGARAPKLVKEYMVQQMAEGSVIVDVAIDQGGSIETIDRITTHENPTYVKHGVVHYAVANMPGAVARTSTLALTNVTIPYALQIANLGIHAAAEGNAALARGLNVVAGKVTNPAVARSLGYEYADGISVLAADGHL, from the coding sequence ATGATTGTTGGCGTACCCGCAGAAATCAAGAATAACGAGAACCGTATTGCAATAACGCCTGCCGGGGTGGAAGCGCTCCGGAATGCCGGCCATGAAGTATACGTAGAGAGCTCTGCCGGCACAGGCAGCGGCTTCAATGATCAGGAATATGTGGATAAAGGGGCAGTGATTCTGGAGGCTGCCGCTGAGGTCTGGAGCAAGGCTGAGATGATTATCAAGGTGAAGGAGCCGCTGCCGGAGGAGTACGGTTATTTCCGCCAAGGGCTAATTCTGTTCACTTATCTGCATTTGGCACCTGAGGCTGGTTTGACTAAAGCGCTCGTGGACAGCGGTGTAACAGCAGTCGGATACGAGACGATCCAGCTTGAAGACGGCTCCCTGCCGCTGCTCATTCCGATGAGTGAGGTGGCCGGACGGATGGCTGTCCAGATCGGTGCCAGTCTCCTGGAGAAGCCGCATGGCGGCAAAGGAATTCTGTTGGGAGGCGTGCCGGGGGTGCAGCCCGGAGAGGTTGTTATTGTCGGCGGCGGAATTGTCGGCACCAATGCAGCCAGGATCGCCCTGGGGATGGGAGCGCGGGTCACGGTGCTGGATCTGAACGCAGGCCGTCTGCGTGCACTGGATGATATTTTTGGCGGACGGCTGGGGACCGTAATGTCAGATTCCTACCATCTGGAGCAGGCGGTACGCAAAGCTGATTTGCTGATCGGGGCTGTGCTGATTCCCGGTGCCCGGGCACCGAAGCTGGTCAAAGAGTATATGGTGCAGCAGATGGCAGAGGGTTCAGTTATTGTAGATGTGGCGATTGATCAGGGCGGCTCGATAGAGACGATTGACCGGATTACCACACATGAGAACCCGACCTATGTGAAGCATGGAGTAGTACATTATGCTGTGGCTAACATGCCGGGAGCAGTCGCCCGGACCTCGACGCTGGCGCTTACGAATGTGACCATCCCATATGCGCTGCAGATTGCGAACCTGGGTATTCATGCGGCTGCTGAGGGTAACGCTGCGCTTGCGCGCGGTCTGAATGTCGTGGCTGGAAAGGTGACGAATCCCGCAGTGGCCCGGAGTCTGGGCTATGAATATGCGGATGGGATTTCCGTGCTTGCTGCTGACGGACATCTTTAA
- a CDS encoding ABC transporter substrate-binding protein, producing MKKIGAIILSTVLTAVLASGCGNNTENSGNSASGGNAGGGTIKIGADLELTGGQASFGDSASKGAQLAVDQINAAGGVLGKQLELVVADNASKSEEATQAAQKLITNDKVVTIIGASTSTNTLGIVPVATEKKIPLVAVGATNPKVTVDERSGNVNEYVFRAAFIDPFQGEVMANFALDSLKAKTAVIYTDTSSDYSKGLQKFFEETFKAKGGEVLSQESYQQKDSDFKAVLTRIKAANPDVIYLPGYYEEVGKIIKQAREMGITVPFLGGDGWDSPQLAEIAGAAALENTFMSNHYSPEDTATEVTTFVDAYKAANGGAVPDGMAALGYDALKLVADAITRAGEADPAKITEALAATKDLQLATGKITLNETHDPVKAAVVLKFVDGKQTFETKVNP from the coding sequence ATGAAGAAAATTGGGGCCATTATTTTGTCGACAGTACTGACTGCGGTATTAGCATCGGGCTGTGGCAACAACACAGAGAACAGCGGTAACTCTGCAAGCGGCGGAAATGCCGGCGGCGGCACAATCAAAATCGGTGCTGACCTTGAGCTCACAGGCGGCCAGGCTTCTTTCGGCGACTCCGCATCAAAGGGCGCGCAACTGGCTGTGGATCAGATCAATGCGGCAGGCGGCGTACTGGGCAAGCAGCTGGAGCTGGTTGTAGCTGACAATGCTTCTAAGTCTGAAGAGGCAACACAGGCAGCGCAAAAACTGATTACCAATGACAAGGTAGTAACCATCATTGGAGCTTCCACATCTACCAACACACTGGGGATTGTTCCGGTTGCCACCGAGAAAAAGATCCCGCTCGTAGCAGTAGGTGCAACTAACCCTAAAGTTACCGTTGATGAGCGCAGCGGCAATGTTAATGAGTATGTGTTCCGTGCAGCGTTTATCGATCCATTCCAAGGTGAGGTTATGGCTAACTTCGCACTGGATTCCCTGAAAGCCAAAACAGCTGTAATCTATACAGATACTTCGAGTGACTACTCTAAGGGTCTGCAGAAGTTTTTTGAAGAAACCTTCAAAGCCAAAGGCGGAGAAGTGCTGAGCCAAGAGTCCTACCAGCAGAAAGACTCCGACTTCAAAGCGGTTCTGACACGGATTAAAGCAGCAAACCCGGATGTAATTTACCTGCCGGGCTACTATGAAGAAGTAGGCAAAATCATTAAGCAGGCCCGTGAGATGGGGATTACGGTTCCGTTCCTGGGCGGCGATGGCTGGGATTCCCCGCAGCTGGCTGAGATTGCCGGCGCAGCAGCTTTGGAGAACACCTTCATGTCCAACCACTACTCGCCTGAAGATACAGCAACTGAAGTAACTACCTTTGTTGATGCTTACAAAGCAGCTAACGGCGGCGCAGTGCCTGACGGTATGGCAGCCCTTGGTTACGATGCACTGAAGCTGGTTGCTGATGCCATCACCCGTGCCGGTGAAGCAGATCCGGCCAAAATTACCGAAGCTTTGGCAGCTACTAAAGACCTCCAGCTCGCCACAGGTAAGATTACCCTGAATGAGACTCATGACCCGGTAAAAGCCGCAGTCGTTCTGAAATTCGTTGACGGCAAGCAAACCTTCGAAACAAAGGTTAATCCATAA
- a CDS encoding ABC transporter ATP-binding protein codes for MLTVQGINVYYGAIHALKDLSINVKQGEIVTLIGANGAGKSTLLKTLSGLLKPKTGSVEFLNKSIVNQSVQAIVKEGLIHCPEGRRVFANMSVEENLELGAYLQDSGSLAADFEKVYNTFPRLRERKKQQAGTLSGGEQQMLAMGRAIMGHPKLLLLDEPSMGLAPLLVQDIFKIIKEVNDAGTTVLLVEQNAHQALKIADRAYVLETGRVVLEGDAKELADSEEIKMAYLGH; via the coding sequence ATGCTTACAGTACAGGGAATCAACGTTTATTACGGAGCTATTCATGCCTTGAAGGATCTCAGCATCAACGTGAAGCAGGGAGAGATTGTGACGCTGATCGGAGCCAATGGCGCCGGCAAGTCTACACTGCTCAAGACGCTTTCGGGGCTGCTTAAACCCAAAACAGGAAGTGTTGAATTCCTGAATAAATCAATTGTGAATCAAAGCGTACAGGCGATTGTAAAAGAAGGTCTGATCCATTGTCCTGAAGGCCGGCGCGTATTTGCGAATATGTCCGTTGAGGAGAATCTGGAGCTGGGTGCGTATCTGCAGGATTCAGGCAGTCTCGCCGCTGACTTCGAGAAGGTCTACAACACCTTCCCGCGGCTGCGGGAGCGGAAGAAACAGCAGGCCGGAACCCTCTCCGGCGGGGAACAGCAGATGCTTGCCATGGGGCGGGCGATCATGGGCCATCCGAAGCTGCTGCTGCTGGATGAACCGTCTATGGGGCTGGCGCCGCTGCTGGTCCAGGATATTTTCAAAATCATCAAAGAAGTTAACGACGCCGGGACCACCGTACTGCTGGTTGAGCAGAATGCGCATCAGGCGCTCAAAATCGCTGACCGTGCCTATGTTCTGGAGACAGGCAGAGTAGTGCTTGAAGGAGATGCCAAGGAATTGGCTGATTCCGAAGAGATTAAAATGGCTTATCTGGGGCACTAG
- a CDS encoding ABC transporter ATP-binding protein — protein sequence MTQSKAAVLLDVKEASRSFGGLKAVSEVSLHINKGELIGLIGPNGAGKTTLFNLLTGVYPPSSGSIILNNESIGGMKPYKINHKGAARTFQNIRLFTAMTVLENVKIAFHQHAKHSLFSSMLRLPKHFKGEDEITRKAMDILKIFNLADQSDEVASNLSYGNQRRLEIARALAAGPKLLLLDEPAAGMNPNETRDLMNLIAWIREEFDLTILLIEHDMSLVMGVCNRIYVLDRGILIADGTPVEIRNNPKVIEAYLGQEA from the coding sequence ATGACGCAATCGAAGGCAGCAGTGCTCCTTGACGTTAAGGAGGCCAGCCGGTCCTTTGGCGGACTCAAGGCAGTCAGTGAGGTTTCCCTTCATATTAATAAAGGTGAACTAATAGGTCTGATCGGACCCAACGGCGCCGGCAAAACAACATTATTCAACCTGCTGACCGGGGTGTATCCGCCTTCGTCAGGCAGCATTATTCTGAATAACGAATCCATTGGCGGCATGAAGCCTTATAAGATCAACCATAAAGGCGCTGCCCGTACGTTCCAGAACATCCGCTTATTCACAGCGATGACCGTGCTGGAGAATGTCAAGATTGCTTTTCACCAGCATGCGAAGCACTCGCTCTTCTCTTCGATGCTCCGGCTGCCGAAGCACTTCAAGGGAGAGGACGAAATTACCCGGAAGGCGATGGATATCCTCAAAATCTTCAACCTTGCCGACCAGAGTGATGAGGTTGCGAGTAATCTGAGTTATGGTAATCAGCGGCGGCTCGAGATCGCCCGGGCGCTGGCGGCCGGACCAAAGCTGCTGCTGCTTGATGAGCCCGCGGCAGGGATGAACCCGAATGAAACGCGTGATCTGATGAATCTGATTGCCTGGATCCGTGAGGAATTCGATCTTACGATTCTGCTCATCGAGCATGATATGTCACTGGTCATGGGTGTCTGCAACCGGATCTACGTCCTGGACCGCGGAATACTTATTGCTGACGGGACCCCGGTCGAGATCCGGAATAATCCGAAGGTTATCGAAGCGTATTTGGGACAGGAGGCGTAG
- a CDS encoding branched-chain amino acid ABC transporter permease gives MKTVNKKFWLGIIAAFAFYGIIKVLLTTGVLSDVNQSMLLLIGVNIMLAVSLNLITGITGQFSIGHAGFMSVGAYTSAILTLDYNVPFVLAILAGGLLAAVFGVLIGMPTLRLNGDYLAIATLGFGEIIRIIMLNTEFVGGASGLSGIPAKTTWTLLFLFTLVSVVLINNFIRSTHGRACIAIRENEIAAEAMGINTTRYKIIAFTLGALFAGMAGGLSAHTFYVITPGSFNFLKSFEIIVMVVLGGLGSTAGSIVGAVFVTLLYTYLREFPEWRMIIYSIVLILMMIFRPSGLLGKTKFSLGKFGKKEAKANDAIEGSSAP, from the coding sequence GTGAAAACAGTAAACAAAAAATTCTGGCTGGGCATTATTGCTGCCTTTGCCTTCTATGGAATTATTAAAGTTCTTCTAACAACAGGAGTTCTTAGTGATGTGAATCAATCTATGCTGCTTCTGATTGGTGTCAACATCATGCTTGCCGTGTCGCTCAATCTCATTACCGGAATTACCGGACAGTTCTCTATCGGCCATGCCGGGTTTATGTCAGTAGGCGCCTATACCTCGGCCATCCTTACACTCGATTATAATGTGCCATTCGTCCTGGCGATTCTGGCCGGCGGGCTCCTGGCCGCGGTGTTCGGAGTACTGATCGGGATGCCTACGCTCAGGCTTAACGGTGACTATCTGGCCATCGCAACACTGGGGTTCGGTGAGATTATCCGCATCATCATGCTGAACACGGAATTTGTCGGCGGAGCTTCCGGGCTTAGCGGCATTCCTGCCAAAACAACCTGGACGCTGCTGTTCTTATTCACTCTCGTTTCTGTAGTTCTGATCAACAACTTTATCCGCTCTACACACGGCCGGGCTTGTATTGCGATCCGTGAGAATGAGATTGCTGCAGAAGCGATGGGGATTAACACGACGCGCTACAAAATCATTGCTTTTACCCTCGGTGCCTTGTTTGCCGGGATGGCCGGCGGATTGTCAGCCCATACGTTCTATGTAATCACACCAGGCAGCTTCAACTTCCTGAAATCCTTCGAAATTATCGTAATGGTTGTACTCGGGGGCCTCGGCAGTACTGCGGGGTCGATCGTCGGGGCTGTATTCGTTACCCTGCTGTATACCTACCTGCGTGAATTCCCGGAATGGCGCATGATTATCTATTCCATCGTGCTGATCCTGATGATGATCTTCCGTCCAAGCGGATTGCTGGGCAAAACTAAATTCTCGCTGGGCAAGTTCGGCAAAAAGGAGGCTAAGGCAAATGACGCAATCGAAGGCAGCAGTGCTCCTTGA
- a CDS encoding branched-chain amino acid ABC transporter permease: MEYFIQQLINGISVGSIYALIALGYTMVYGIIKLINFAHGDVFMVGSFIGLYSAKFLANAGLPPIVVLLVSLIISMTISALLGITIERLAYKPLRKSTRIAALITAIGVSFLLEYTGVLILGPQAKGFPDIMEKKQYHLFGSSIQVDSNQIMILLTTIVLMIVLQYIVRYTKTGKAMRAVSFDVEAARLMGINVDRTISATFAIGSALAAAAGVIFGMTYNTVDPLMGVMPGLKAFVAAVLGGIGSIPGALVGGLLLGTVETEISSLGFSSWRDGVAFAVLILILIFKPSGLFGKNVREKV; this comes from the coding sequence ATGGAGTACTTCATTCAGCAACTAATTAACGGGATTTCCGTAGGCAGTATCTATGCTCTGATCGCCCTTGGTTACACAATGGTTTACGGTATCATTAAACTGATCAATTTTGCGCATGGCGATGTATTTATGGTGGGTTCGTTCATCGGACTTTACAGTGCCAAATTTTTGGCTAACGCCGGATTGCCGCCCATCGTTGTCCTGCTCGTGTCGCTGATCATTTCGATGACGATAAGCGCATTGCTCGGGATCACAATAGAACGTCTGGCTTACAAGCCGCTGCGCAAGTCCACCCGGATTGCTGCTCTGATTACAGCGATTGGCGTATCCTTCCTCCTGGAGTATACCGGAGTTCTGATTCTCGGGCCGCAGGCCAAAGGCTTCCCGGATATTATGGAGAAGAAGCAGTACCATCTGTTCGGATCTTCCATTCAAGTGGATTCCAATCAGATAATGATTCTTCTAACAACGATAGTTCTAATGATTGTCCTGCAGTATATTGTACGTTATACCAAAACCGGTAAAGCGATGCGGGCGGTATCCTTCGATGTGGAAGCGGCAAGGTTGATGGGGATCAACGTAGACCGCACCATTTCAGCTACCTTTGCAATTGGCTCGGCGCTTGCGGCCGCAGCCGGTGTCATTTTCGGGATGACATACAATACAGTGGATCCACTAATGGGTGTTATGCCTGGTCTTAAAGCATTCGTAGCTGCGGTGCTTGGCGGTATCGGAAGTATCCCGGGTGCACTTGTAGGCGGTCTGCTGCTGGGAACGGTAGAGACAGAGATTTCTTCACTCGGCTTCTCTTCCTGGCGTGACGGTGTGGCCTTTGCGGTACTGATTCTGATCCTTATCTTCAAACCATCCGGACTGTTTGGCAAGAATGTCCGGGAGAAAGTGTAG
- a CDS encoding MBL fold metallo-hydrolase gives MKIQLIRHAALWLEYGGSTFLIDPMLSAQGVNPPIMNSGDDRRNPLTPLPGPVQQWLDPDAVIVTHLHQDHWDAAAAELLNPKLPLLCQEGDGEKITAQGFGQVKEIDDNVPSVFRGVTLSRTGGRHGTGEIGARMGKVSGCLFQAEGEPVVYLAGDTIWCKEVEDVLTVHQPDIIIVNAGGASFTNGGHITMNEQDIVELCHAAPTASVIAVHMDTINHCRVTRGLLKLRLEQEGLLDRVAVPLDGEWV, from the coding sequence ATGAAAATCCAATTAATCCGCCACGCCGCCCTATGGCTTGAATACGGTGGCAGCACTTTTCTCATTGACCCGATGCTTAGCGCGCAGGGAGTCAATCCGCCGATTATGAATTCCGGCGATGACCGCCGTAATCCGCTGACCCCTCTGCCCGGTCCGGTGCAGCAATGGCTGGATCCGGATGCTGTGATCGTGACGCATCTTCACCAGGATCACTGGGATGCAGCTGCAGCCGAACTACTCAATCCGAAGCTTCCGTTGTTGTGTCAGGAGGGGGATGGAGAGAAAATCACGGCTCAGGGATTCGGGCAAGTTAAGGAGATAGATGACAATGTGCCTTCAGTATTCCGTGGAGTAACTCTCTCGCGGACCGGTGGCCGGCACGGAACCGGAGAAATTGGAGCCAGGATGGGAAAGGTATCCGGGTGCTTATTTCAGGCGGAGGGTGAACCGGTGGTGTATCTGGCCGGAGATACGATTTGGTGCAAAGAGGTTGAGGATGTGCTCACAGTCCATCAGCCCGATATCATTATAGTTAATGCCGGAGGGGCCAGCTTCACAAACGGAGGGCATATTACGATGAACGAGCAGGATATAGTGGAGCTATGCCATGCTGCGCCAACTGCTTCAGTGATAGCCGTACACATGGATACTATTAATCACTGCAGAGTAACCCGGGGGTTATTGAAGCTTCGTCTGGAGCAGGAGGGACTGCTTGACCGTGTCGCTGTACCACTGGATGGAGAATGGGTGTAA
- a CDS encoding Lrp/AsnC family transcriptional regulator: MTPYLIDDTDYRILQLLIEDSTQSHKDIGAQVHLTGQAVGARIRRMRELEIIEGYTIRWNPLQIGQNIHAFITVFLSTNSAHLPFQAFAKDHDSVSELYRISGEGCYWMRVRTASQEALAAFLDELLAYGNYRVNLDMGQIK, translated from the coding sequence ATGACCCCCTATCTCATTGATGATACTGATTACCGCATCCTCCAGCTGCTGATTGAAGATTCTACACAGAGCCACAAAGATATCGGAGCACAGGTTCACTTGACGGGCCAGGCTGTAGGTGCGCGAATCCGCAGAATGCGGGAACTCGAGATTATTGAAGGCTATACAATCCGCTGGAACCCGCTCCAGATCGGGCAGAATATCCATGCGTTCATTACAGTATTCCTCAGCACGAATAGTGCCCATCTGCCCTTCCAGGCCTTCGCGAAGGATCATGACAGTGTCTCCGAACTATACCGGATCAGCGGTGAAGGCTGTTACTGGATGCGGGTGCGGACCGCGAGCCAGGAGGCACTGGCTGCTTTTCTCGATGAGCTGCTGGCGTATGGCAATTACCGGGTTAACCTGGACATGGGCCAGATCAAGTAG